A genomic region of Caldilineales bacterium contains the following coding sequences:
- a CDS encoding ABC transporter permease — protein sequence MSNKRSPWLRFFIVLVYVFLYAPILVLIVYAFNSSRTNIVFEGIVNRGACGPFYWFCELFRNDEVLAAARNTLVIAFVSTLGATVIGTMAALALQRYRFPAKRFSEASLYIPIIIPELVMGIGILVLFSAVFRALNAALGLRLGMGLATVIISHIAFSVPFVILVVRARLTGFNRAIEEAARDLGATEWTTFWRVTLPNIAPGVMAGALLAFTLSLDDFVITFFTTGPGATTLPIYVYGLLRRIITPEVNALSTVWILLILLVLLLTQRLQARENG from the coding sequence ATGAGCAACAAACGTTCACCCTGGCTGCGTTTTTTCATCGTCCTGGTCTATGTCTTTCTCTACGCGCCCATTCTGGTACTGATCGTCTACGCCTTCAATTCCTCGCGCACCAATATCGTGTTCGAAGGCATCGTCAATCGCGGGGCGTGCGGGCCGTTCTACTGGTTTTGCGAACTGTTCCGCAACGACGAGGTGCTGGCCGCCGCCCGCAACACCCTTGTCATTGCCTTCGTCTCGACCCTCGGCGCCACCGTCATCGGCACGATGGCGGCGCTGGCCTTGCAGCGTTATCGCTTCCCCGCCAAACGCTTTTCCGAGGCCTCGCTCTATATCCCCATCATCATCCCCGAGCTGGTGATGGGGATCGGCATCCTGGTCTTGTTCAGCGCCGTGTTTCGGGCGCTCAACGCGGCGCTGGGGCTGCGTTTGGGCATGGGGCTGGCCACCGTCATCATCTCGCACATCGCCTTCAGCGTCCCCTTCGTTATCCTGGTAGTGCGCGCCCGCCTGACCGGGTTCAACCGTGCGATCGAGGAGGCGGCGCGCGACCTGGGGGCCACGGAATGGACTACGTTCTGGCGGGTGACGCTGCCCAACATCGCTCCCGGCGTCATGGCCGGCGCCCTGCTGGCCTTCACCCTCTCGCTGGATGATTTCGTCATCACCTTCTTCACCACCGGCCCCGGCGCCACCACCCTGCCGATCTATGTTTACGGCCTCCTGCGGCGCATCATCACTCCCGAAGTCAACGCCCTCTCGACCGTCTGGATCCTGCTCATCCTGCTTGTCCTGCTATTGACGCAGCGTTTGCAGGCGCGGGAAAACGGCTGA
- a CDS encoding ABC transporter permease, which produces MAATTKRPDPEARRGLLLVSPTLLWMIVLLIIPLLLVLITSFGRRDPDGNVVYTFTLDNYLRLIGVSRTAACGDTPPPCFDNLYLTILWRSVVLGLQTTVLCILIGYPLAYFIARAPAGHRNTYLFLVLVPLWTNFVIRLYAWIMLLRTQGVINGVLGFLFGLFGLHFQPLEMLYTPGAVLVGMVYEFLPFMVLPMYTSLEKIEPHLYEAAADLGANALRTFWRMTAPLSLPGVVAGTILVFVPVMGTFIVSDVLGGRQVILVGNLIQRQFLDARDPAFGSAASIILMVLTLLVTLYYTRRFGFGEEITVA; this is translated from the coding sequence ATGGCCGCAACCACGAAACGCCCGGATCCAGAAGCCCGCCGTGGGTTGCTGCTGGTCAGCCCCACCTTGTTGTGGATGATCGTCTTGTTGATCATCCCCCTCCTCCTTGTCCTCATCACTTCCTTTGGCCGCCGCGACCCCGATGGCAATGTTGTCTACACTTTTACACTCGACAACTATCTGCGTTTGATCGGCGTCAGCCGCACAGCAGCCTGCGGCGACACGCCCCCACCGTGCTTCGACAACTTGTATCTGACCATTCTCTGGCGGTCGGTTGTGCTTGGCCTGCAAACGACCGTGTTGTGCATCCTGATCGGCTATCCCCTGGCCTATTTCATCGCCCGCGCCCCCGCCGGCCACCGCAACACCTATCTCTTCCTGGTGCTGGTGCCGTTGTGGACGAACTTCGTCATCCGCCTCTATGCCTGGATCATGCTACTGCGCACGCAAGGGGTGATCAATGGGGTGCTGGGCTTCCTGTTTGGGCTATTTGGGTTGCATTTCCAGCCGCTGGAGATGTTGTACACGCCCGGGGCGGTGTTGGTGGGGATGGTGTATGAATTCCTGCCCTTTATGGTGCTGCCCATGTACACCTCGCTCGAGAAGATCGAGCCTCACCTCTACGAAGCTGCCGCCGACCTGGGCGCCAATGCCCTGCGCACCTTCTGGCGGATGACGGCACCGCTCTCGTTACCGGGAGTGGTGGCGGGGACGATCCTGGTCTTCGTGCCGGTGATGGGCACGTTCATCGTCTCCGACGTCTTGGGCGGACGGCAGGTGATCCTGGTGGGGAACCTCATCCAGCGACAATTCCTGGACGCCCGCGACCCGGCTTTTGGCTCGGCCGCTTCGATCATCCTCATGGTGCTGACCCTGTTGGTCACGCTTTACTACACCCGTCGCTTCGGCTTTGGGGAGGAGATCACCGTCGCATGA
- a CDS encoding ABC transporter ATP-binding protein, with translation MREVSKRFPNPGGGEVVAVDQTTIEIFDGEFFALLGPSGCGKTTSLRMIAGFEFPTAGEIFIHGKPMGSTPPNKRPVNTVFQNYALFPHMTIGQNVAFGLEMDRVGKPEIAQRVGEALAMVRLPGYEKRKPKQLSGGQQQRVALARALVKRPEVLLLDEPLGALDQKLRKEMQLELKRLQREVGITFIFVTHDQEEALTMSDRIAVMNHGRVLQMGSPSEIYERPNSRFVADFIGETSFLAGVVEDQIGQEVRVTLAGGDAIRTVSELSLSRGQAITVAIRPEKMHLSGLQAHVRLPEDYVQLTGRVEDVVYIGTDTHYAVRLDGGQGLRVREQNVDPTSRSLAIVGDAVTVAFAPAAARILVE, from the coding sequence ATGCGCGAGGTCAGCAAACGCTTCCCCAATCCCGGCGGGGGCGAGGTGGTTGCAGTCGACCAAACCACGATCGAGATCTTCGACGGCGAATTCTTCGCCCTGCTGGGGCCGTCGGGCTGCGGCAAAACCACCAGCCTGCGTATGATCGCCGGGTTCGAGTTCCCCACCGCCGGCGAGATCTTCATCCACGGCAAGCCGATGGGAAGCACCCCGCCCAACAAGCGCCCGGTCAACACCGTTTTCCAGAACTACGCCCTCTTCCCGCACATGACCATCGGCCAGAACGTCGCCTTCGGGCTGGAGATGGATCGGGTGGGCAAGCCAGAGATCGCACAGCGGGTGGGCGAGGCGCTGGCGATGGTGCGTCTGCCAGGCTATGAGAAGCGCAAACCCAAGCAACTGTCGGGCGGGCAGCAACAGCGTGTGGCCCTGGCCCGGGCCCTGGTCAAACGGCCGGAGGTGCTGCTGCTGGATGAGCCGCTGGGGGCGCTGGATCAGAAACTGCGCAAGGAGATGCAGCTCGAGCTAAAACGGCTCCAGCGCGAGGTGGGGATCACCTTCATCTTCGTCACCCACGACCAGGAAGAGGCCCTGACCATGTCGGACCGCATCGCCGTAATGAACCACGGTCGCGTCTTGCAGATGGGGTCGCCGTCCGAAATCTACGAGCGCCCCAACAGTCGTTTCGTGGCCGACTTCATCGGCGAAACCAGCTTTCTGGCGGGCGTCGTCGAGGATCAGATTGGGCAGGAGGTTCGGGTGACCTTGGCTGGTGGGGACGCGATCCGAACCGTATCAGAGTTGAGTCTGAGCCGAGGTCAGGCGATCACGGTCGCCATCCGGCCAGAAAAGATGCACCTGAGCGGCTTGCAGGCACATGTGCGGCTGCCAGAAGATTATGTTCAACTGACGGGTCGGGTGGAGGATGTCGTCTACATCGGCACCGATACGCATTACGCCGTCCGACTGGATGGCGGACAGGGGCTGAGAGTGCGCGAGCAGAACGTCGATCCAACCTCTCGCAGCCTGGCCATCGTTGGCGACGCCGTCACGGTTGCCTTCGCGCCCGCAGCCGCCCGCATTCTGGTGGAGTAA
- a CDS encoding Lrp/AsnC family transcriptional regulator, with the protein MNDLDFSILSFLQRDGRTPYTEIAAAIGVSEATVRQRVGRLLADGKLQIVGLIDPNRLGFEAPALIGVSIEGAEIEAAAAAIAAFPEVSYLVMVSGEYDLIVEVLCRDREHLAEFLNQRLRRTPGVSHSRSFVILRTFKMAYGAQVTSGMVRG; encoded by the coding sequence ATGAACGATCTCGATTTCTCGATCCTCAGCTTCTTGCAGCGCGACGGCCGTACGCCCTACACCGAGATCGCCGCCGCCATCGGCGTCTCGGAGGCGACGGTGCGGCAACGGGTGGGGCGGCTGCTGGCCGACGGCAAATTGCAGATCGTGGGCCTGATCGACCCCAACCGGCTTGGCTTCGAGGCGCCCGCCCTGATCGGCGTCAGCATCGAGGGGGCAGAAATCGAAGCCGCCGCCGCCGCCATCGCCGCCTTCCCCGAGGTCAGCTATCTGGTGATGGTGTCGGGCGAGTACGACCTGATCGTGGAGGTGCTCTGCCGGGATCGGGAGCATCTGGCCGAGTTTCTCAACCAGCGGCTGCGCCGGACGCCGGGCGTCAGCCACAGCCGCAGTTTCGTCATCCTCCGCACCTTCAAGATGGCCTACGGCGCCCAGGTGACATCTGGCATGGTACGCGGATGA
- a CDS encoding aspartate aminotransferase family protein has translation MPYGVNSHFRYWGPDDTLVIARGQGAYIWDADGKRYIDYRLGFGPVILGHSYPAVAQKVQEAAANGTIFAWTTPGEITLAERIIRMCKVDKVRLTNTGTEATMHALRVARAFTGREKFIKFEGHYHGMSDYLNFSTASAEKRQLGSRRSPHSAPMSSGIPRQIADYVITLPFNDVERLEETVHARWGELAAIVFEPMMGNAAGILPKPGYLQKIRELCDQYGIVMIMDEVKTGFRIANGGAQEYFGVQADLVTYAKALGNGHPVAAIAGKEAVMMNIKPGEVAYGGTYIGNSIGVAAANATLEVIENEPVIETINRRGQALMDGIAEILTRFDLPHVISGTPGMFGFKLGDTSEAVDFRDYLEGDAELYEAIAMELSHRGVQPDSDGREPWFLCYSLSEADVAETLEIFNDSVAAVKARG, from the coding sequence ATGCCCTATGGCGTCAATTCCCATTTCCGCTACTGGGGGCCGGACGACACCCTGGTGATCGCACGCGGCCAGGGCGCCTACATCTGGGACGCTGACGGTAAACGCTATATCGACTATCGCCTCGGCTTCGGCCCCGTCATCCTCGGCCATTCCTACCCGGCCGTAGCCCAGAAGGTGCAGGAGGCGGCGGCCAACGGCACCATCTTCGCCTGGACGACGCCGGGCGAGATCACGCTGGCCGAGCGCATCATCCGCATGTGCAAGGTGGACAAGGTGCGACTGACCAACACCGGCACCGAAGCGACGATGCACGCTCTGCGGGTGGCGAGAGCCTTCACGGGGCGTGAGAAGTTCATCAAGTTCGAGGGCCATTACCACGGCATGTCCGACTACCTGAATTTCAGCACGGCCTCAGCCGAGAAGCGGCAGCTCGGCTCGCGGCGCAGCCCGCACAGTGCCCCCATGAGCTCGGGCATCCCGCGCCAGATCGCCGATTACGTCATCACCCTGCCGTTCAACGATGTCGAGCGGCTGGAAGAGACGGTGCACGCCCGCTGGGGCGAGCTGGCTGCCATCGTTTTCGAGCCGATGATGGGCAACGCCGCCGGCATCCTGCCCAAGCCAGGTTATCTGCAGAAGATCCGTGAACTGTGCGATCAGTACGGCATCGTCATGATCATGGACGAGGTGAAGACCGGCTTCCGCATTGCCAACGGCGGGGCGCAGGAGTATTTTGGGGTGCAGGCCGACCTGGTCACTTATGCCAAGGCCCTGGGCAACGGCCATCCTGTGGCTGCCATCGCTGGCAAAGAGGCGGTGATGATGAACATCAAGCCGGGCGAGGTCGCCTATGGCGGCACCTATATCGGCAACAGCATCGGCGTCGCCGCGGCCAACGCCACCCTGGAAGTGATCGAGAACGAACCGGTGATCGAGACGATCAACCGGCGCGGCCAGGCCCTGATGGATGGCATCGCCGAGATCCTTACCCGTTTCGACCTGCCCCACGTCATCAGCGGCACGCCGGGAATGTTCGGCTTCAAGCTGGGCGATACCAGCGAGGCGGTCGATTTTCGCGATTATCTGGAAGGCGACGCCGAACTGTACGAGGCGATTGCCATGGAACTTTCCCATCGCGGCGTCCAGCCTGACTCGGACGGTCGCGAACCCTGGTTCCTGTGCTACAGCCTGAGCGAAGCCGATGTGGCCGAGACGCTGGAGATCTTCAACGATTCTGTGGCGGCGGTGAAGGCGAGAGGGTGA
- a CDS encoding four helix bundle protein has protein sequence MANIRSYKELRVYQAAIDATMRIFEVTKQFPPEERYSMTDQMRRSSRSVCTNIAEAWRKRRYPNHFVSKITDSESEVEETPMLHLLQGGSNPWQAPLPMPALSDRLLRVPAHPPISSRVRRDTR, from the coding sequence ATGGCGAATATCCGAAGTTACAAGGAGCTGCGTGTCTATCAGGCGGCGATTGATGCAACTATGCGCATCTTTGAGGTTACAAAGCAGTTTCCGCCCGAAGAACGCTATTCAATGACAGATCAGATGAGACGTTCATCAAGATCCGTTTGTACGAATATCGCTGAGGCCTGGCGCAAGCGTCGCTATCCCAATCACTTCGTGAGCAAGATCACGGATTCTGAGAGCGAAGTTGAGGAGACGCCCATGCTTCATCTTCTTCAGGGCGGTTCCAATCCCTGGCAAGCACCTCTTCCGATGCCAGCATTGTCTGATAGGCTTCTGAGGGTTCCCGCACACCCGCCCATTTCGTCTCGCGTTCGGCGAGATACGAGATGA
- a CDS encoding saccharopine dehydrogenase NADP-binding domain-containing protein, translating into MKITVLGGAGKMGCIAVQTLASDERVEEVVIADVNLEQARGVADYLGSPKVAIRRADIGDHAGLVEVLTGSDACLNATVYYTNLAVMEACLAAGAHYTDLGGLFHTTRKQLELGGRFEAAGLSAVLGMGSAPGIPNVQARYAADRLDTIDSIRIYDGIKPPAASDARFTYAIPTILDELTLEPMVFREGEFRACEPLSEFEDYLFTPPVGLLPMHLSLHSEVATLPLTFAGKGVRECFFKINYWGMAKETVDKVRVLAEFGLHRREPISVGERTVIPRDVILALLAGNVPPITEFLAPPRNQPPDWTKEIVTEVRGTKAGRAMTYRLGTLTVKGSLPTGAAPAIAAVWLAAGRIPAGVHPPEAVLDPEPFFAELTARGMPTQVSVTSPL; encoded by the coding sequence ATGAAAATCACCGTCCTCGGCGGCGCCGGAAAGATGGGCTGCATCGCCGTACAGACACTGGCCAGCGATGAGCGCGTCGAAGAAGTCGTCATCGCCGATGTCAATCTGGAGCAGGCGCGGGGCGTGGCCGACTATCTCGGCAGCCCCAAGGTCGCCATCCGCCGCGCCGACATCGGCGACCATGCCGGCCTGGTCGAGGTCCTGACCGGCTCGGACGCCTGCCTGAACGCCACCGTCTACTACACCAACCTGGCGGTGATGGAAGCATGCCTGGCCGCGGGCGCCCACTACACCGACCTGGGCGGGCTGTTCCACACCACGCGCAAACAGCTGGAACTGGGCGGGCGCTTCGAGGCGGCCGGGCTGAGCGCGGTGCTGGGGATGGGGTCGGCGCCCGGCATCCCCAATGTCCAGGCTCGCTACGCCGCCGACCGGCTGGATACGATCGACAGCATCCGCATCTACGATGGCATCAAGCCGCCTGCCGCCAGCGACGCCCGCTTCACCTACGCCATCCCCACCATCCTGGACGAACTGACCCTGGAGCCGATGGTCTTTCGCGAGGGCGAGTTCCGGGCCTGCGAGCCGTTGAGCGAATTCGAGGACTATCTCTTCACCCCGCCGGTGGGCCTGCTGCCCATGCACCTCTCGCTTCATTCCGAGGTGGCCACGCTGCCCCTGACGTTTGCCGGCAAGGGCGTGCGCGAGTGCTTTTTCAAGATCAACTACTGGGGGATGGCCAAAGAGACGGTGGACAAGGTGCGGGTGTTGGCTGAGTTCGGCCTGCATCGCCGCGAGCCGATCAGCGTCGGCGAGCGGACGGTGATCCCGCGCGATGTCATCCTGGCTCTGCTGGCCGGCAATGTCCCGCCCATCACCGAGTTCCTGGCGCCCCCCCGCAACCAGCCGCCCGACTGGACGAAGGAGATCGTGACCGAGGTGCGGGGGACCAAGGCTGGCCGGGCGATGACCTATCGCCTGGGCACGTTGACGGTGAAAGGCAGCCTGCCCACCGGCGCCGCTCCGGCCATCGCCGCCGTCTGGCTGGCAGCGGGCCGCATCCCGGCCGGTGTCCATCCGCCGGAGGCCGTGCTCGACCCGGAGCCCTTCTTCGCTGAACTGACGGCGCGCGGGATGCCGACGCAGGTCTCGGTCACGTCACCCCTTTGA